A genome region from Primulina eburnea isolate SZY01 chromosome 9, ASM2296580v1, whole genome shotgun sequence includes the following:
- the LOC140840451 gene encoding ATP synthase small subunit 6, mitochondrial-like, translating to MRKFDPWPVFFKREWNRNWPFLVGFAITGTMITKFSLSLTEEDKKNSPFAQRHMKK from the exons ATGAGGAAATTCGATCCATGGCCAGTGTTCTTCAAGAGGGAATGGAATCGAAACTGGCCATTTCTGGTGGGTTTTGCCATTACGGGTACCATGATCACTAAGTTCTCCCTCAGCCTCACGG AGGAGGACAAGAAGAATTCTCCGTTTGCTCAGAGGCACATGAAGaa